One Brevibacterium spongiae DNA segment encodes these proteins:
- a CDS encoding ABC transporter substrate-binding protein, with protein MRRLTRSFVAICSTIALTAGLAACSGSSDEAGGSGDTIVAETAFNLKTIDPHRQFEFTGSTIDNAVYQTALEFEDGDLTKPTDGLCSFEMSDDDKEMTLTLKQKDAKFSNGDPVTVDDIVFSFERLQGIKGNPSFFLDGVTVKKVDDETVKLISKDPNPALPYILPNASIGIVNSKVVKENEGTTDENDGAEQFLNENSQGSGPYKVEKYDADSQVVLTANEHYNGPEPKYKRVVLRNVSAETQLTDIQSGQAQVAYDLNSDQAKQIDESMGKISSLPSTRSLYIFNNTDEKIGGPAADPNFRKAVMAAIDYDKLIDLAGEGSQRMASLVPNEFVGAVPKDEAPERDLAEAKKLLKKAGYDGEKIPFHYSSDQAVNGVDLAQLAETLQAQLKEANINLDLKPAPSSTQLDGFRSAKQPMGIGTWGADFPDPTNYNVFIPGGSVAERVNWGKDADPELTKLAAEAAKAKDDKRDSAYAKLYKATTDTGVWIPLVQPVDTVAVGSGITKFVSNADTSFDFAKAE; from the coding sequence ATGAGGCGTCTGACCCGGTCTTTCGTGGCCATCTGTTCGACTATTGCGCTGACGGCGGGTCTTGCCGCATGCAGCGGAAGCTCCGATGAAGCCGGGGGTTCCGGCGACACGATCGTGGCGGAGACCGCATTCAATCTCAAGACCATCGACCCGCATCGTCAGTTCGAGTTCACCGGATCGACCATCGACAATGCCGTCTATCAGACGGCCCTCGAGTTCGAGGACGGCGACCTGACCAAACCGACCGACGGCCTCTGCTCCTTCGAGATGTCCGATGATGACAAGGAGATGACGCTCACTCTCAAACAGAAGGACGCGAAGTTCTCCAACGGAGACCCCGTCACCGTCGACGACATCGTCTTCTCGTTCGAACGGCTCCAGGGGATCAAAGGCAATCCTTCGTTCTTCCTCGATGGGGTGACCGTCAAGAAGGTCGACGACGAAACCGTGAAGCTCATCAGCAAGGACCCCAATCCGGCATTGCCCTATATTCTTCCGAACGCATCGATCGGGATCGTGAACTCGAAGGTGGTCAAGGAGAACGAAGGGACCACCGATGAGAACGACGGTGCCGAACAGTTCCTCAACGAGAACTCCCAGGGCTCCGGTCCCTACAAGGTGGAGAAGTACGATGCCGACAGCCAGGTCGTGCTGACCGCGAACGAGCACTACAACGGCCCGGAACCGAAGTACAAGCGTGTGGTCCTGCGCAATGTCTCCGCCGAGACGCAGCTGACCGACATCCAGTCCGGTCAGGCTCAGGTCGCCTACGACCTCAACTCCGATCAGGCGAAGCAGATCGACGAGTCGATGGGCAAGATCTCGAGCCTGCCCTCGACCCGCAGCCTCTACATCTTCAACAACACCGACGAGAAGATCGGCGGCCCCGCAGCCGACCCGAACTTCCGCAAGGCCGTGATGGCAGCGATCGACTACGACAAGCTCATCGATCTCGCCGGCGAGGGATCCCAGCGCATGGCCAGCCTCGTGCCCAACGAATTCGTCGGCGCTGTGCCCAAGGATGAGGCACCGGAGCGTGATCTCGCAGAAGCGAAGAAGCTCTTGAAGAAGGCCGGTTACGACGGCGAGAAGATCCCCTTCCACTACTCGAGCGATCAGGCCGTCAACGGTGTCGATCTCGCACAGCTGGCCGAGACCCTGCAGGCCCAGCTGAAGGAAGCGAACATCAATCTCGACCTCAAACCCGCACCGAGTTCGACTCAGCTCGACGGCTTCCGCTCGGCCAAGCAGCCGATGGGCATCGGCACCTGGGGTGCCGACTTCCCGGATCCGACGAACTACAACGTCTTCATCCCCGGCGGCAGCGTGGCCGAACGCGTCAACTGGGGCAAGGACGCCGATCCCGAGCTGACGAAGCTGGCCGCCGAGGCGGCGAAGGCGAAAGACGACAAGCGTGACTCCGCTTATGCGAAGCTGTACAAAGCGACCACGGACACCGGCGTATGGATCCCCTTGGTCCAGCCCGTCGACACTGTCGCCGTCGGCTCCGGCATCACGAAGTTCGTCTCCAACGCTGACACCTCGTTCGACTTCGCGAAGGCCGAGTGA
- a CDS encoding ABC transporter permease, with protein sequence MSIGSSNRVANGSTSAEAVVRDPVEPGVKRWQFRFPRSLRTPLGFVGAAILLIWLIVAIFAPLIAPFDPLAQDFARLRAPGGDNLLGTDTLGRDVFSRIVVAARTTLPAAVFVVICSAVLGSVLGAIAGYFGRAVDEIIMRIADLVFAFPTIILAMVIAAALGPGLKNAIIAILLVSWPSYARVTRSLVMTARSSEYVIAGRLLGFSAGRSLVREIAPNVISPVVVLATLDVGSAILTMAGLSFLSLGAVPPTPDWGAMISEGVSQFAAWWIAFFPGLCILTIVMAFNFIGDSLRDTLDPHTAQEVGETTS encoded by the coding sequence ATGAGCATCGGCTCCTCCAATCGCGTTGCCAACGGTTCCACCAGCGCCGAGGCGGTCGTCCGCGACCCGGTCGAGCCCGGTGTGAAACGGTGGCAGTTCCGGTTCCCGAGATCTCTGCGCACCCCGCTCGGATTCGTCGGCGCGGCCATCCTTCTCATCTGGCTGATCGTGGCGATCTTCGCCCCGCTCATCGCCCCTTTCGACCCCCTGGCGCAGGACTTCGCACGACTCAGGGCGCCGGGTGGCGACAACCTGCTGGGCACAGATACCTTGGGCCGCGACGTGTTCTCACGAATCGTCGTGGCCGCACGCACCACATTGCCTGCCGCCGTGTTCGTCGTCATCTGCTCGGCAGTGCTCGGTTCGGTCCTCGGCGCCATCGCCGGCTACTTCGGCCGTGCAGTCGACGAGATCATCATGCGCATCGCCGACCTCGTCTTCGCCTTCCCCACGATCATCCTCGCCATGGTCATCGCCGCGGCCCTCGGCCCCGGACTGAAGAACGCGATCATCGCCATCCTGCTCGTGTCCTGGCCCTCGTACGCCCGCGTCACCCGGTCACTGGTGATGACCGCGCGCAGCAGCGAATACGTCATCGCCGGTCGGCTCCTGGGATTCAGTGCCGGCAGATCGCTGGTCCGTGAGATCGCGCCCAACGTCATCTCCCCGGTCGTCGTCCTCGCCACCCTCGATGTCGGATCCGCGATCCTCACGATGGCCGGTCTGTCATTCCTGTCCTTGGGTGCGGTGCCGCCGACACCCGATTGGGGCGCCATGATCAGCGAGGGAGTCTCCCAGTTCGCCGCCTGGTGGATCGCGTTCTTCCCCGGACTGTGCATCCTCACCATCGTCATGGCGTTCAACTTCATCGGCGACAGTCTGCGCGACACGCTCGATCCGCATACCGCACAGGAAGTGGGTGAGACGACGTCATGA
- a CDS encoding ABC transporter ATP-binding protein produces MTSVDYTRAAVREEPAASETPLLSLDSVSCEYKLDGGGRFRAVDGVSLQLGHSEVLGLVGESGCGKSTLAKLICGLEKPAGGQISFAGSPVRALGLKKRAKSLLGIQMVFQNPYASLNPRRRIREQLEDALALDPSGRWSVESLLDAVDLPANAAQRYSHSFSGGQRQRIAIARALAAGPKVLVGDEPIASLDAFLQARIARMMRDLAINSGASMIFISHDLSVVRDIADRVAVMEAGRIVEVAPTEQIWSSPEHPYTKKLLAAIPKVDGKGIIPG; encoded by the coding sequence ATGACATCGGTTGACTACACACGGGCCGCGGTACGCGAAGAACCCGCTGCCTCCGAAACACCCCTGCTCTCCCTCGACTCAGTGTCGTGCGAATACAAACTCGACGGCGGGGGACGCTTCCGCGCCGTCGACGGAGTATCTCTGCAGCTGGGCCATTCCGAAGTCCTCGGGCTCGTCGGCGAATCCGGCTGCGGAAAGTCCACATTGGCCAAACTCATCTGCGGCCTGGAGAAACCGGCCGGTGGACAGATCTCCTTCGCTGGCAGCCCCGTCAGAGCATTGGGACTGAAGAAGCGTGCGAAGAGCCTGTTGGGCATTCAGATGGTCTTCCAGAATCCCTATGCGTCGCTGAACCCTCGGCGGAGGATTCGCGAACAGCTCGAGGATGCGCTGGCCCTGGATCCGTCCGGACGCTGGAGCGTCGAATCCCTCCTCGACGCCGTCGACCTGCCGGCCAACGCTGCACAGCGCTACTCGCATTCGTTCTCCGGCGGACAGCGTCAGCGCATCGCGATTGCTCGTGCACTGGCCGCGGGACCGAAAGTGCTCGTCGGTGATGAGCCGATCGCCTCTCTCGACGCCTTTCTGCAGGCCCGCATCGCACGCATGATGCGCGACCTGGCCATCAATTCCGGAGCGTCGATGATCTTCATCAGCCATGACCTCTCGGTCGTCCGTGACATCGCCGACCGCGTCGCCGTCATGGAAGCCGGGCGCATCGTCGAAGTTGCTCCGACCGAACAGATCTGGAGCAGCCCCGAGCATCCGTACACGAAGAAACTGTTGGCCGCCATCCCGAAGGTCGACGGCAAGGGGATCATTCCCGGATGA
- a CDS encoding ABC transporter permease produces the protein MAEASPAAHEVAASDRPESDAAQRIEPPKLHPLLRFILIRIGISILLIWGVTVVTFLLTNLVPTDPVAAILGDRAAADPEIVAQTRAKLGLDQPLIVQYFTYLGNLLQGDLGVSNQTRTPVLASIGQVFPASIELGIGAILISVILGLLLGLLSALKQNTIVDHAIRTLSLIGISAPTFWIATVAYFVFFFKLRVVPGAGRLDPWITPPPKVTGLYTVDSLLAGQMATFTNALGHLILPSCVLALFTIGLLTRFSRSSVLDIIRFDYVTAAKAKGLPSRTVVFKYIFRGALVPIITVVGLAFGSLLSGAVLTETVFAWNGLGQYAYRGATTLDLPVIMGVGLVIGIVYILVNFIVDLIYGFVDPRVRVR, from the coding sequence ATGGCGGAAGCTTCCCCCGCAGCACACGAGGTCGCCGCGTCCGACCGACCCGAGTCGGACGCGGCCCAGAGGATCGAACCTCCGAAGCTTCACCCGCTGCTGCGCTTCATCCTCATCAGGATCGGAATATCGATCCTCCTGATCTGGGGCGTGACCGTGGTGACCTTCCTGCTCACCAACCTCGTTCCCACCGACCCTGTCGCCGCCATCCTCGGCGACAGGGCGGCTGCGGATCCGGAGATCGTCGCCCAGACGCGGGCGAAGCTCGGACTCGATCAGCCGCTCATCGTCCAGTACTTCACCTACCTCGGCAACCTCCTGCAGGGTGATCTGGGTGTGTCCAACCAGACGCGCACACCGGTGCTCGCCTCCATCGGGCAGGTCTTTCCCGCCTCGATCGAACTCGGCATCGGGGCCATCCTCATCTCCGTCATCCTCGGTCTGCTGCTCGGACTCCTCAGCGCATTGAAGCAGAACACGATCGTCGACCACGCGATCCGCACGCTCAGCCTCATCGGCATCTCCGCACCGACCTTCTGGATCGCAACCGTCGCCTACTTCGTATTCTTCTTCAAACTCCGGGTCGTGCCCGGCGCCGGTCGCCTCGACCCGTGGATCACACCTCCCCCGAAGGTGACCGGACTCTATACCGTCGATTCTCTCCTCGCCGGACAGATGGCGACCTTCACGAACGCGCTCGGACATCTCATCCTCCCGTCCTGCGTGCTCGCACTGTTCACGATCGGACTGCTCACCCGCTTCAGCCGCTCCAGCGTCCTCGACATCATCCGATTCGACTACGTCACCGCGGCGAAGGCCAAAGGGCTGCCGAGCAGGACCGTGGTGTTCAAGTACATCTTCCGCGGCGCTCTGGTCCCGATCATCACCGTCGTCGGACTCGCGTTCGGCTCCCTGCTCTCCGGAGCCGTCCTCACAGAGACGGTGTTCGCCTGGAACGGGCTGGGCCAATATGCCTACCGAGGGGCGACGACACTTGATCTGCCGGTCATCATGGGCGTCGGCCTGGTCATCGGCATCGTCTACATCCTCGTGAACTTCATCGTCGACCTGATCTACGGCTTCGTGGATCCGAGAGTGAGGGTGAGATGA
- a CDS encoding ABC transporter ATP-binding protein: protein MSTISIRDLNLSVTTGKDTTHILRDVSFDLEAGRITGVAGASGSGKTQTGLAIMGLSPDGSQLSGSIDFDGVELVGMPAKVHNRLRGAQLSMVFQDPASAFHPMLTVGDQITDHLRHHQKVSKKKALAKAIDILGRTKVPHPDEAVHKYPHQFSGGQLQRIAFASAIICDPKVLIADEPTTALDVTVQAGILRLLRELCDDLDLAVLLVTHDFGVLSSVADTIVVMKNGVVVETGDRETVITAPEHEYTRSLIESLPGAEVAQ from the coding sequence ATGAGCACGATCAGCATCAGAGACCTCAACCTCTCAGTGACCACGGGCAAAGACACCACGCACATCCTCCGTGATGTCTCATTCGACCTCGAAGCCGGCCGCATCACCGGGGTGGCCGGCGCCTCAGGGTCCGGCAAGACCCAGACCGGCCTGGCCATCATGGGGCTCTCCCCTGACGGTTCGCAGCTGAGCGGAAGCATCGACTTCGACGGAGTCGAACTCGTCGGGATGCCTGCCAAAGTCCACAACCGCCTCCGCGGGGCACAGTTGTCCATGGTGTTCCAGGATCCGGCTTCGGCTTTCCACCCGATGCTCACCGTCGGCGACCAGATCACCGATCATCTCCGGCACCACCAGAAGGTCTCGAAGAAGAAGGCGCTGGCGAAGGCCATCGATATCCTCGGCCGCACGAAGGTTCCGCATCCGGACGAGGCCGTCCACAAGTATCCCCACCAGTTCTCGGGTGGTCAGCTGCAGAGAATTGCCTTCGCCTCGGCGATCATCTGCGATCCAAAGGTCCTCATCGCCGACGAACCGACCACGGCACTCGATGTCACGGTGCAGGCGGGAATCCTCCGCCTGCTCCGAGAACTCTGCGACGACCTCGATCTCGCAGTCCTTCTCGTCACTCACGATTTCGGGGTGCTTTCATCGGTGGCCGACACAATCGTGGTGATGAAGAACGGAGTCGTCGTCGAGACCGGAGATCGAGAGACGGTCATCACCGCGCCCGAGCACGAATACACACGTTCGCTCATCGAATCACTGCCGGGAGCAGAGGTCGCACAATGA